CTTCAGTGGCACAAACTGGGACAGTGTCCACTGTAAGCTTCCTTCTCAACCCAGTATATCCCAGTCCCCTCTGCATTTCCACTGCCCACTAATAATATGTCTCCAGCAAAGGAACAAGAAGACAGCtgaacaacaaataaaatactaCATCGTACTGAGTATTTTAATCCTTGTATAACACTGAGGCAATCATACCACACAAAATACCTCAAGCAATGTGTAGCATTTACGGTTGGAGCAAAAAACTTGATTTCTCcagcttttttctgtttgaattgCAAAATGCACAAAGCTTTCTGGTATGGCTAATATTATTTGCATGCAAAAGTTTACCAAGTATTCTACCATTTTTGTTGCAGCTAAAAACGTGCACCCgctcttatttattttctgtagacTTGCTGTCTGCAGGACTGGcctctctcctgcaggaagCCATGGACATGAAGTGGCCCTTCGTGCCGGAGAAGTGGCAGTACAAGCACTCAGTCAGTGCAAGTGACAAAACCAACCTCAGTGACCTCATCAGCAAGCACCTACCTCAGCTACTGGTAATAATCACCCAGATAAAAAGTAATTACTCTTGTTTTCTTGTCGTTAAACCAACTCACGTGTGTTCATTTTGTGGCCAGGCTGTTTTAAAGGCCTCCATTGTGGCTCGGGAAGCCAGCACTGCACTGGCAGTAGTCTTCTTGGTGGACCGATACCTCTACTGGACAGACGAGTCCACCCGGCTGCTGAAAATCACCAAACTGCTCCACAGGTGCCGACCTGACACACCGGTGGCGCCCCAGCTGGTCATACGACAGGCTAGGGTCTACCTAAACTCTGGTATGGTACAGtgtggtggaggggtggggttAAAATACTCTTATATTGGACGAGTGGATAGGTAACTAGTTATCCATCAATTATAATGACAGATTTGAGAAATCCTATTGGTTGATTTAAACGCATAACATGGAAATTAGACATGAGAAGGCTTTTTATTACCTTGTaaatataacacatttttttaagatATATTAGCTGTTTGCTTTGATTATGCAGGGTTGGATGAATGTGAACATAATCCTCATCTTCCCTACAGGCAAACTACAAAAGGCAGAGTACATCCTGAGCAGCCTTATAAACAATTGCGGGGCCACAGGTAAAGTCCTTGCTATGTCATTATAGTGGCCTTCATTTGCAGATTACACTATATGGAATATGCTGAATAAATAGAACATTAATCTCTAATTTACAGGTTGTTGGGTGTACCACACTGAAAGTGACAAGACTCTTGTGCAGGCTGTTAGTGTTCAAGTGCGTGGAATGATTTTGCAAAAGCTGGGTAAGATAATTTTTTGAATAAAAGAGGGAACACTGACCGCTCTACATTTTAACACCTTCTTCACTGCTCTGTTTCAGGCTTGTGGCTTGAGGCTGCGGAGTTAATCTGGGCCTCGCTGGTCGGCTACTATTCACTTCCTCAACCTGATAAAAAGGTAGCCTAGAAAGAGCATGTCGCTGCCGCAGTGGCACAGCACACTATGAGTTTGTCAACCTGCATGACCCAGTTTGCACAAGATTGTAAACCTTTGCTCTGCatgtctgtttattttataggGCATTGGAACTTCTCTAGGCTTACTGGCAAACATATTGGTGTCAATGAATGATGAGGACTTTCGTACTTTTAGGACTGATCAAAATAAAGAATTGGTAAGTCTAGCCGCCATCATTTATTTCATACCATGGGCTTTTTATAAATTGGTTTATAAATTTGTTGATCTGTTGTTTTCGCCGCAGTCCTTACTTGGAAATGTGAGTCATCGTCTTCTTTCAGCAGCCCAGGCAGCGAAGATGGCAGTGGTATACAGCCAGTACACGTCACTGTATGTGTTGACGAATGTGGTAAGCCATTCACCTGACTGGGCATTGAGTTAAGAATGCCTGCAATTGACAGAAATTAATAAAGTCATTTTTATCACAAAACAGACATGCTAGCTAACggtaaagcaaaacaaattatTCGCATAGGAATTTCTATTGACAgactctcttctttttctttaggTAACTCAAGGGACCTGCTTGTTATCATACAGTTTCTCATTGGAGTGCCCCAACTCACAAAGGCAGTCTTTCCTCCAGCAGGCTAGAGAGGCATTTTCCATCGGCCTACTCACCGATACAGAGGGCAAGCAGGTCACCAGCAAGCAGGAGCTTCACACCTTCCTCAAGGCTGCCTTTTCCCtaactgtcacacacaaatGGCTTGGCACTCCTCAGAAGGTTGTAACGCAGGCGACACAAGCTTGCCATAAAGCTTTAGCAAATTTCTATGATTACTGTCATGCAGCTAGCCAAGACAAGGATAGCCTCTGTGCTGAGATCATGCACCTGGTCACCCAAGTCAAGCTTCTGCTGCGAGTGGAGCCTTTCTTTAATTCAGATAGGGGGTCTTTTATTCCCGACAGCTACAGAAACATCGCAGACGCATCAGTTAATTTTACTCTGGCCGGTTTCTCTAAGTTGATGCAGAGATTCCAGAAGTATCGTGCATCGCTCTGCGAGACAACCAACTCCAATTGTAAGGGAACTAAAGACGAGCTAGATGGGGCGAGGCTGTGTATAACTGCGCTCGGGACGACCATGGACCCACTTAACACAGAATGTAGCACTGAGGCCTGTACAATGGCAAAGGGTACACCACAAGGAGAGCAGCCACATCTGAGAGGATTAGATTCATCTGCTGGGCCTCCACCTCAGCACTCTGACCAGAGTACCACTCAAGGAAGCACAGATGAACTTGGCTCATCATGGCAGAACTTCTCCTTGAGTGGTTCAGGGTCTTCTTGGCCCAGCAGCAGTGGATACGTAGGAAGTAGTGCTACGGAAGCGGGAGCAGAGGGTAGTAACCAGAACTGTCTGACCACTGAGGTTGACGATAGCTTTCTCCTGTTCcctgacaaaaacatgaagCGAGACTTGCATGTCTCTAGCTCTACTGTTAATTCCAATACAGTCCCAAGACTAGCAACACctgccacttcctcctccaaTGGGAGTAGTGATTCAGAAAAGTTTGAAGCGATCCAAGCTGGAATAGAGACACTGGCCACTGAGGAGGATTGGATGATTGCTGGTGCTGGTGTAGTGCAAAAAACATTCCTAGCTGATGGAGAACCACAATCTTTGTCCCAGCTAACTCTCAAAACATCCTCCAGCTCTCTCAGTGACAGTTTCAGTTCCCAATCATCATGGGAGCAAATTTCCACAGACCTTGCCTCGCCCACAAACAGAATATCTCAGCTATCTAACCGATCAAAAGCAGGAACCAGCCAAACCAGCAAGTCATCTGAGTCTGACGGGAGTTTCTTCCTCTTAGAGACACTTGATTCTGAGACCACTGGTTCAAGCCAAGTTCCCACGAACGAGAAACAAATATCTAGAAGGGATTCCAGAATTTTGTCCAAGCCACAAAACATGGAAATGAATGTTGACCCAAATATTGTCACTGGAACTGACTCTGTATCTGTAAAACCTGCTACCAAGAGCTCTTTAGCAAACCCACACCCAAACCTTTCCCAGTGTGCCTCGACTGAACCTTCCATGGATAGTTCATTTGACATAGTAGAGATGAATGAAGTCTCTTCCGCAGAAAAGGTGACTGTTCCTCAGAGCCCCTTGTGTTACACCTGCCAAAATCAGAGCACAGCAGGTGGTGTTGTCTCTGAGAGACCATATTTGTTGTCACAGAGAGATTACCGAGCCCTACTGGCTGGTGTTTGCCACGATTGTCTGATGAAGAGGTTGCACAGTGACGAGACACAATTCAAGCTTAAAGAACACAGAGCCGTCTACAGTAAGTATGAAGTCCTATTTAAGAATGTTAGGTATGGCTGGAAAGCTggcattgtgtatgtgtgtgtgggggggggggggggtatagtTATGACAGCTATGACGGATTGTTTTAAAATTTGGTGTAGACATTCATGGTGCCCAAAATATGGAATTGTAATGACTTTTGCTTAGCTGATCAAAGTTTTTACTCATACTGCAGGTCTATATTTTGTACAACTGTTTATCATTTCAG
This sequence is a window from Platichthys flesus chromosome 24, fPlaFle2.1, whole genome shotgun sequence. Protein-coding genes within it:
- the alpk1 gene encoding alpha-protein kinase 1 isoform X1 codes for the protein MDSQEVGDLLEECLRAAAAAAQRSSQPTEAERLNQRSCTDLLSAGLASLLQEAMDMKWPFVPEKWQYKHSVSASDKTNLSDLISKHLPQLLAVLKASIVAREASTALAVVFLVDRYLYWTDESTRLLKITKLLHRCRPDTPVAPQLVIRQARVYLNSGKLQKAEYILSSLINNCGATGCWVYHTESDKTLVQAVSVQVRGMILQKLGLWLEAAELIWASLVGYYSLPQPDKKGIGTSLGLLANILVSMNDEDFRTFRTDQNKELSLLGNVSHRLLSAAQAAKMAVVYSQYTSLYVLTNVVTQGTCLLSYSFSLECPNSQRQSFLQQAREAFSIGLLTDTEGKQVTSKQELHTFLKAAFSLTVTHKWLGTPQKVVTQATQACHKALANFYDYCHAASQDKDSLCAEIMHLVTQVKLLLRVEPFFNSDRGSFIPDSYRNIADASVNFTLAGFSKLMQRFQKYRASLCETTNSNCKGTKDELDGARLCITALGTTMDPLNTECSTEACTMAKGTPQGEQPHLRGLDSSAGPPPQHSDQSTTQGSTDELGSSWQNFSLSGSGSSWPSSSGYVGSSATEAGAEGSNQNCLTTEVDDSFLLFPDKNMKRDLHVSSSTVNSNTVPRLATPATSSSNGSSDSEKFEAIQAGIETLATEEDWMIAGAGVVQKTFLADGEPQSLSQLTLKTSSSSLSDSFSSQSSWEQISTDLASPTNRISQLSNRSKAGTSQTSKSSESDGSFFLLETLDSETTGSSQVPTNEKQISRRDSRILSKPQNMEMNVDPNIVTGTDSVSVKPATKSSLANPHPNLSQCASTEPSMDSSFDIVEMNEVSSAEKVTVPQSPLCYTCQNQSTAGGVVSERPYLLSQRDYRALLAGVCHDCLMKRLHSDETQFKLKEHRAVYSALHLKFSKAQGLWTARETCVYIGEPMGMKGKQRAAIWVQFLHQEERLSSYVGKDYLKPKQIQFHLGDVERQMTAQYYVTEFNKSLYDRDVMAQIYFIPSEALLILDGDEIVGCVSVEPYMLGDFVKLTNNTGKKDKSFQATEYGLAFGHFTYIFSDYQEVVVDLQGWVTANGKGLTYLTDPQIHSTRTPRGPSNFAARGLRYFLEEQHGPECNGICRLLQLAPVVGQPHVPT
- the alpk1 gene encoding alpha-protein kinase 1 isoform X2 — its product is MILQKLGLWLEAAELIWASLVGYYSLPQPDKKGIGTSLGLLANILVSMNDEDFRTFRTDQNKELSLLGNVSHRLLSAAQAAKMAVVYSQYTSLYVLTNVVTQGTCLLSYSFSLECPNSQRQSFLQQAREAFSIGLLTDTEGKQVTSKQELHTFLKAAFSLTVTHKWLGTPQKVVTQATQACHKALANFYDYCHAASQDKDSLCAEIMHLVTQVKLLLRVEPFFNSDRGSFIPDSYRNIADASVNFTLAGFSKLMQRFQKYRASLCETTNSNCKGTKDELDGARLCITALGTTMDPLNTECSTEACTMAKGTPQGEQPHLRGLDSSAGPPPQHSDQSTTQGSTDELGSSWQNFSLSGSGSSWPSSSGYVGSSATEAGAEGSNQNCLTTEVDDSFLLFPDKNMKRDLHVSSSTVNSNTVPRLATPATSSSNGSSDSEKFEAIQAGIETLATEEDWMIAGAGVVQKTFLADGEPQSLSQLTLKTSSSSLSDSFSSQSSWEQISTDLASPTNRISQLSNRSKAGTSQTSKSSESDGSFFLLETLDSETTGSSQVPTNEKQISRRDSRILSKPQNMEMNVDPNIVTGTDSVSVKPATKSSLANPHPNLSQCASTEPSMDSSFDIVEMNEVSSAEKVTVPQSPLCYTCQNQSTAGGVVSERPYLLSQRDYRALLAGVCHDCLMKRLHSDETQFKLKEHRAVYSALHLKFSKAQGLWTARETCVYIGEPMGMKGKQRAAIWVQFLHQEERLSSYVGKDYLKPKQIQFHLGDVERQMTAQYYVTEFNKSLYDRDVMAQIYFIPSEALLILDGDEIVGCVSVEPYMLGDFVKLTNNTGKKDKSFQATEYGLAFGHFTYIFSDYQEVVVDLQGWVTANGKGLTYLTDPQIHSTRTPRGPSNFAARGLRYFLEEQHGPECNGICRLLQLAPVVGQPHVPT